The following proteins are encoded in a genomic region of Magnolia sinica isolate HGM2019 chromosome 1, MsV1, whole genome shotgun sequence:
- the LOC131220000 gene encoding transcription factor MYB26-like produces MGHHSCCNKQKVRRGLWSPEEDEKLVNYISTYGHGCWSSVPRLAGLQRCGKSCRLRWINYLRPDLKRGSFSPQEESLIIELHRVLGNRWAQIAKHLPGRTDNEVKNFWNSSIKKKLISHGAVDLAVPDSSTQIASNGDLLSLSANPIIRVPSQDHVFLPSATSMVHGSGHEDLKMDVVNYNVDWVVEPKSLETSAYDPTWSFDHHHHDQNDQHQHHLQVDYQCPGMYVNETVPPHHTQAKFLDAKFILPQDPLAVAPLMATPRLYEIVEGDECAMPSSSMTHEVEPCARVPCFPFGSYPYDPHVTMDYMDAVMASSSLSFGYFPMNPSLPPNWAP; encoded by the exons aTGGGACACCATTCTTGCTGCAACAAACAGAAGGTCAGGAGAGGACTTTGGTCCCCTGAGGAGGATGAGAAACTCGTCAACTACATTTCCACCTATGGCCATGGTTGCTGGAGTTCTGTCCCAAGACTTGCAG GCCTGCAAAGATGTGGCAAAAGTTGCAGGCTAAGATGGATTAACTACCTCAGACCGGACTTAAAACGTGGAAGCTTCTCTCCCCAAGAAGAATCTCTCATCATTGAACTTCATAGAGTGCTAGGGAACAG ATGGGCTCAGATAGCCAAGCATCTACCTGGAAGAACAGACAATGAAGTGAAGAACTTTTGGAACTCTAGCATAAAGAAGAAGCTAATCTCTCACGGTGCTGTTGACCTAGCTGTTCCTGATAGCTCCACTCAAATTGCTTCGAATGGGGATTTACTATCACTAAGTGCAAACCCTATTATAAGGGTCCCTTCCCAAGATCATGTTTTCCTTCCAAGTGCAACATCAATGGTACATGGTTCGGGCCATGAAGATCTCAAAATGGATGTGGTCAATTACAATGTAGATTGGGTTGTTGAACCAAAGTCATTAGAAACATCTGCCTATGACCCTACATGGTCGTTTGATCATCATCACCATGATCAAAATGATCAACACCAACACCATCTTCAGGTGGATTATCAATGTCCAGGCATGTATGTCAATGAGACAGTTCCTCCACATCATACACAAGCTAAATTCCTTGATGCAAAGTTCATTTTGCCGCAAGATCCATTGGCGGTGGCGCCGTTGATGGCAACGCCGAGACTCTACGAGATTGTTGAGGGGGATGAATGTGCCATGCCATCTTCTTCCATGACACATGAAGTTGAGCCATGTGCTAGGGTTCCATGTTTCCCGTTTGGGTCTTATCCATATGATCCTCACGTGACTATGGATTACATGGATGCTGTGAtggcatcatcatcattgtcatttgGGTATTTTCCTATGAACCCTAGCTTGCCTCCAAACTGGGCTCCCTAG